The genomic window ATCTCCGGATCCGGCGGCTTTTAATCCTGCCCTTCAGCAGGCAATCTGGTCGGGTGCGTTTGTCGGCACCATCGTGCCTCCGCCGGCAACATTGCTGCTCAATGCCCCGCAATATCGAACTGGCAAGGTGCTGACCGACGCGGCGATCGATCACATCAAAACCAAGCTCGGAGGGGAGGCCAAGGTCGTTCTGCTGACCCAGGATACGATGGAGTTTCTGGCGCCTCGGTTCGAGGCAATGCGCACCGGCCTGAATGCGATGCCCGGCGTGACGATCGTGGCAGATATCGCGCCGAAGCCGGTTAGCAAGGCAGGTGGGTTCGCCACCATGCAAACCATCCTTCTAGCCAATCCGGATATCGATGTGGTGCTCGGCGGGGACGCGGTCGTCCTGGGTGCGCTGGAAGCGTTGCGCGCGGCGGGGAAAGATCGGCCCGACCAATTCCTCGGCGGAATTGACGGCGAGGCGGAAGCCGTCGCTGAAATCAGGAAAGGAAACAGCCCTTATAAGGCGAGTATCTCTTTATCCTCGCCCGTTTTCGGGTATGCCATGGGAGAGTTTGCAGCCGACTGGCTCGAAGGCAAAAGCATCCCGCAGGCGATGGACATCCTTCCCATAGCGCTGACCAGCGCCAATCTTGCGCAGTATGAGGCCGACCTGGTTGACCCGGCATCGGTATACATGCGGCCTGCTCGCCGGGATGCCTACCTGAAGATGTACGGGAACATCTGCTATGACAGTCGCGACCATTATGTAAATTTCCCTTGGTCATCGGAGCAGAAGTAACCATAGCGCCAAACCGAAATGGAAACCAGCGGGCGCCATGCTGGTCGGATCCGGCGCCACCTTCCCCCTAGCATCATCACAAACCAACAAAGTAACGGTAAGATTCCAAGCGACAATCACTATCCTAGCACTGGCGGCGACCTTGGGCGTCGAGCTTTGCTGACTGCGCGTCAGCCGGGCCCTAAAGCGTTCGATACTACCAGAGGCGAGCGCTTGCTCGACTTTTCTACGAAGCGTCTGAGCGCTTGAGGTGCCCATCATTTTGCTGTGTCAGCAACTCTGGCCTGGCGGGGCGATACGTGTCGTCATTTATCGCAGTTTGACGGTGGAGGGTCGCGATCATAATGTGGCTGCAAAGCCCATATTGATGCCGTCACCGCAGTCTTCATCCATCGATGTCTTTGGCCCGCAGGTCGCAAAGCTGGCGTCCTTTTCCGGCTCCCCGTTCGAGCCTGGGGAGCCGGATACATTGGGATGCTAGGTCAGTAGCCGCCGTTTTCGATGACGACCTGGTGATGGCGATGATGGCGGTGCGATACGGAAGTTGTCACCACAACGTTCTCATCCCGATGGTGCCGGCGACCGTGATCGTAGAATGCGATCTGACCATGGCGGCGGTGATGCAGACGGTGGCCGTCCTCATTGATGACCACGTTATCGTTGTTCCAATGATGACGGTGATGTCGATGGCTGGTGATGACGACCGCCTCATCAGCCGAAGCCACCGTAGGCACCGCCAAACACAGCGCCAGCGCGCCCAAGATCATGACTTTCATTTCGAATTCTCCAAAACTAAGATGCCCTTCGCCGGGTAAACATCGCCCTCATGCTTTTGTTCCAGTTCGGTGAAGAACTGTCGGTGAGCCGCTTCTCCCGCCAACAATGCCGTGCGGTCTGAACAAAGCGGCGAGACGCGAAGTGCAAATGCGCCTACACATGTTCCCGATCGGCTCGTCCTTCGTGGCGCAAAAGAAGCAGCGCGGTAACCGCGCCTGTAAGCCTACCTTGGATCAAAGCTCGTCGGAACATTAGAGACCTCTAAGGGTTTGTCCCATCGGTGGACGATGCTCCCTCGCATCGTCCACCGAAGATTTGGTCCAAAAAACCTAGATCGGCCCGCGCTTCCGCCAGGGGCGCGGGCTTTTACCGGAAGAGCGAGATGCCAGGGGCTAGTCGCATAAGTAATCTTCGATCGTGTGTGAAGCGCGGATCATGAACAAGGGTTGGAACTCATCGATGGGGTCGTGCAAGTCGCCACTATCGTACCGATCATTCCCGGCCAAGGATGCTGGCGGAACATTAGGGCGTCCTAAGTGTTCATTACAGCGCGAGGGGTCCCGAAATTTGTTCGACGCCAAATCCCTCGAGGCCAGTGGCCTGCAAATCATGAGGAGACGGACGCATGCACAGCATTATCTACATCGTCGGACTCGTCGTCGTTATCCTTGCTGTATTGAGCTTTTTTGGGCTCAGGCGATAGCAGACAGAGAGGGGCAAGCCTGCATCTTAGGTGAAGTCCACCAACGACAAAGTCTACGCATCGCCCGACCCCTGCGTGCCTGATCGCCGCCCAAAGTTCTGACTCGGACGTAGCGGACAAGTCCTTCGAGGTTCGCATTAGGTAACGGAACGACGCTTAGGGGGACCGATCCGCTTATGATCGTCCTTGGATCCCAGTTCGAGCAGCATTTGACGTCAATTTCAGCCTCTTTCGGGGCCAAATCGCAGCAGGGCGCCCCGGGTTATCGTTGAACCCTAAGCGGTCACAACGCGATCCCCAAGCCGTTCGATCGCCGCGGCGAAGCTTCCCCTGCACCGTGGCGAACAGATCATGCCCCTTGGACGAGGTGAAAGGTCGCGGTCGCCTTTGGAGCCGTCCCTCAACCCTGAACGGGCGCGGTGTCTGTCGCGGTAAAAAACCAGATCGGTCCCTTGCCTGCAGTCTGGAGCTGAGCCGCCATCGGGCGAAGAAAGACTTGGAACTCTCGAGGCCGATCATTCGTCTTCATATCCGACTTCAGAGAGGTCCAGAACTTGGTCTGGATTTCGTCCGGGGTGGGTATATGCGTTTCCTTTGAGTTGACCAAAAGGACCAAACGACCGTCGGGCATGTTGCAGCGGTCGGCACAATCGATGGAACATACGTGAACTTTGAAGGTCCCAGGCAGCGTGCAAGCAGCGAGGTTCCCGACGTGATTCCGCTGTCCGCTTCTCCGGGAGAAGGTGGCCACCGCTGGTCCGGAGCTTGTGGGCACTGGGGCTGCGTCGGCTGGCATTTGCCCGGGTTTGGCGCGCGCTCAGTCGGGTGTCGCAAAAGCTCACGGTCCAACTGCCGAGAATACCTTGCCGGGGCGCGAGCGCATTCCATTGCAATGCTGCGGTCATCTTCCTCAAGCCGGCCGGAACATCTGAAGATCCACTGCATTGAGAGTAGACGGTTTGCGACCCCTTCACGGATTCGAAGTGCGACCAACAATTAGAAACATATGGGAATTGGTACGACAGAGCGTGGTTGGCTTTGTCAACGACAATGCCCTTAGCCATGGCGCGGCAATGGCCTTTTATGCCGCTACGTCGCTCGCCCCGGTTCTGATAATCGTCGTCGCGATAGCAGGCATCGCATTTGGTCATGACGCAGCGCAGTTGGCTTTGTCTGCTCAGATATCAGGGCTGATGGGCTCAGAAAGTGCAGCGCTCCTTCAGACAGCGCTGGAAGGGGCATCTAGCAAATCGTCGGGGACCCTGGCGGCCATCGTTGGCGTGGCTACATTACTCGTGACCGCCTCTGCGGTCTTTGGCGAGATGCAGCAGGCCCTGAATGCAATATGGAAGGTTGAAGCGAAGGGAAGTTCGCTGTCGCGTCTCTTGCGCGCGCGTGCAGCAAGTCTCGGCTTGGTCGCCGCCCTCGGCTTTATGTTGCTGGTATCGCTGGTGGCGAGCGCGGCGATCTCGGCGCTGGACAACGTGATCAGCGCTCAATTGCCGTTCGGCGCACTTGTTCTGAGCGTGATCAACACCTTCATTTCCTTTTCCCTGATTTCCGTGATGTTTGCGGCTATCTATAAAGTCTTGCCGGATCGTGCCCTGGAATGGCGGGATGTCGGGATCGGTGCTGTCGTGACCGCCGCATTGTTCACGATAGGGAAGTCCCTTATCGGCTGGTATATCGGCACAAGTGCTATCGCATCGTCATATGGTGTGGCCGGGGGGCTGCTCGTCATACTGCTCTGGGTCTACTATTCATCAGAAATCTTTCTGCTCGGTGCAGAGTTGACCCGCGCCTATTCCGTTCGACATGGCAGTAGGTCCGACTTGAGCGGGCTGGTTCAAAATGCTTCCGCTTCGGAAAACGCTGTTTCAATTCGGGTGAGCCAAAAGGCCAGATCTTCGGGCGTCCTTGCGTTGTTGGCGGTGGGGTGCGTGAGTGCAACGATGACAGCCTTTCTGCTGGGCCCTCGTCGCCCGTAGAGTCAAGAGGACAGACCCTGCGTGTGATGGTGCTCGTTAAGGCGACTGAGGACAGCGAAAAAGGTACTCTTCCCCCTGCCGAAACGTTTGAGCCGCTGGGTCAATACCATGACCTACTGAGTAATGCCGGCATTTTGGCCGCCGCCGCCGGTCTCTCGACGCGCGGGCTCCAATATATACCACCTGCTGGATGGCCGAAAACCTCTCCGCTGCGCAAGCCGCTACCTTCACCGGGCGGCGCGCCCTTTCGTTGAACGACGTCCGTCGATTCAGCGGGGGGCGGGCGAAAGTTCAGATGCCAAACGCGCTCTTGCGCTTGAGAAAACGACGAACGCAAATATCAACACGGCTGCAGCCACGATTAGCGAACCGACAGCGACGATCGGCTCAAGGGCTGTATTGCCTTGCAGCATCAAATAGAGCGCCGGCAGCATCACGACCAACCCGAGATTATAGAGGCCGTAGTGGATCATCGCGATTTTCCGCGCTGCCTTCGCCGGATTAAGGGCGTAGTAGCCGCCGAAGATTGCGCTTGTGACCCAGCCTAGAAGATTTATGTGGGCATGCGCCGGAAAGGCACCGTGGTCGCCCGAGATCGCCATTTGGAGGCCGGCGCCGATCCCCAAAATGAGCCACACAATAGCCGTCTTAAAGAAGAGATCCGAAACCTTAGGCATGACACTTCCTCCCCAAAATGCCGATTTCCAACTGCCCATCTTGATATTATTCCAGGACTTTTGCCAAGGGCGGCGTGCAGTTCCTCGGCCACTATTGCCATCTGGAAATTGTCATCAAACCAAGATCGACTTGCCCGCAATCTGGTTGACCGGTGCCGGCCGAAGGCGCTGGCGAGGCTCCAGGCCGAACTCTGGCCCGCCTTCCAATTTAGCAGAACTATTGCCCGAAGACCGGCATTAAGTTGGCGACGGGCGCTGCCCCCCGTTTCGCCTGCCGCAGATCCGGCAAAAAATGCTAGATCGACCCCGCCGCTGCCGTGGCGGTTTTCTGGGATTTTCTTCACCAGGCCCCGAAGGCATATCTACGGAGGCGGTCCGGTACCCCCTTGTCCCTTCTAAAAGACGCAGCCGGGCCGTGCGGGCATTCTGTCACTGCTGGTCATGACAGTGTCGCACCTCGACATCTGGCGGACATGGAACGCGAACTTCACTTGCAAGGACTAACGAAACGCAGGATGAGGAAAAGGAGATGACAAGAGCGAGTTAGATTCTGTCGACGTTGGCTTCGCAGAAGAGGTCGCTGGCATATCCCTGTCACCGACGCAGGCAAGCTTGACCCACTCCCCGCGGTCGCGGGCGACGCTGAGTCATGAGGCGACGCATTGGACCGCCTCGCCGCATCGCGTGAACCGTGACCTCAGCCGCTACGCCAAAGATCGCACCGAGCGGGCACGCGAGGAACTTATCGCCGAGCTCGGTAGCTGTTTCCTCTGCGCCGATCTTGGCATTGCACCGGAACTTGAGCCCCGGCCCGATCACGCAAGCTACCTCGGCTCCTGGCTGAAAGTCCTCGGCGACGACAAGCGGGCGATCTTCGCCGCTGCAGCACATGCCCAGCGTGCCGTGGGATTTCTACATGGTCTCCAGCCGACGGCCTTGGAAGTGAGCGAGGCCGCCTGATGACGGCGCATGGCGAAATCGGCCTTATTCCCGATTGCGCCATTCTTACCGACGCTGCGGGCCTCCAGCCGCGGCCACCTCAATCACCGGGTGGCGTTCGTCGGAAAGTCAGAAGTCCGCGTCCTTCACCGCGATGTTGTTGCGTCAGATCTTGCCGGTGCTGCAGATCAGGTGCGAGCACTGTTGGCTGTTCCCGATGTGGCCGCTCGTGTGCCCCCTGGAGGCTGATTCCAACTGCAATGGCCTCTGCGGTCGCTTGATTGGGGGTCACGAGTTCGGGTCAGCACTGCCATGGATGTCGAAGGCCTGCCGGAAGGCCAATGCCTGTTTCTTCCACACTTGCGACAGGCTAACCCATCGGCGGCTCGATGAGGCATGTCTGACCGGAAACCGGCTACCCCTCGATCGTTCTCCCGCAACGGCCGTCCGCGGCTTTCTTCCCCTGCCGGCTGCGCCGTCATTCCTCGCGCTAGCCAAGAAAGCCGCTCCCGGCCGCCCTCCATGCAGTTTCGGCCCCTTTGGGGTGCGGTCCGATCGTCTCCGGTCTGTCGACTGCCATCGAGGCCGCGAAGGGCGCGACCCGAAACAAGGAAAGGAATATCCCCATGGCCACCATCGGCACCTTCACCACCACCGCCAACGGCTTTGCCGGCACGATCAAGACCCTCAACCTCAACGTCAAGGCGCGCATCGAGCGGGTCGACAATCCCTCCGACAAGGGCCCGCACTTCCGCCTCTACTCGGGCGCGGTTGAACTGGGCGCCGCCTGGCAGAAGACCGCCAAGGAAACCGAGCGCGACTACCTCTCGGTCAAGCTGGACGATCCGAGCTTCCCAGCGCCGATCTACGCGACGCTGATCGAGGTGGACGGCCAGGAAGGTCTCCAGCTCATCTGGTCCCGGCCCGCCCGCGACTGAGCGGCACCGCAGCGGCCCCGTCAACCAAGCGGGGCCGCTCTGCATGTCGCGCTTCAGGCCAGGGACGATAGCCGCGCGTCCTCTTGGCTCTCGGAAGATCAAGAAACAGCTCGACAGCTTCACGCTCGTCATCGAAGGAATGCTGGACAATGCGGCCGCGCGTACCGATCCTACCCCAACGCCGGACAAGGCAAATCTGCCCGAATAACGTCTCTTCGATCGACAGAGCATAGAAACGGGCCATGTTATGGCCCGCGTCCTTGCGTTCAATATAGAGGCGATAGTTCTGCGCGATCATGCCGACAGAATCGCGCAGCCGGAGTCAGGCGTCCAATGATAGGTTTGAATCCTCCGACCCCAATCGATTCATTCCGGTGATGGATGGGACAGATACCTAAATATATTCAGGTAGTTACGAGGTGGTGTGTGCAAAAATCGCACACGAAAGTTCTCCTTCTCTTCCATTTTCGTTCCTGCGATTGGGTGGCCGACGGGTCTCTTGGGACACCTTCTTCCGATGACGTCCGCCAGTCCGACGACGATCTTCGCCGTCGTATCCATGACTAGCCGTCGGTGGCTGCCACTGCCAATGTGTGAGCGTTGGCGATCATCAAGATGGATCGCGATCGTGCCCGTCGTTGAACGATCGAGGCTTCCGCCGCCGAGGCTCGAATCACCGACGGTGCATCGGTAGGCAGGAACCATCTACTCTGGGACGCGTGGCGGAAGAGCGCCACCGCCATTCCTCATGCTCATTGGCCAGCCAATTCAATCTTCGTTGCCGCGGTTGAGCAGTGGGCAATCTGCGGCATAGAAAGCTCGAGCGTTCGGCGCTAAGGCTCTGCAAATAAATCCGCCGAGCTTCCGGGCTGGTCGAGTTTCCAGACACGGGCTATGCAGCGGCGCATCTCGTCGGCGGTGGCGCCGCCTTGAAATTCGGCGAGACGAATGGCCTTGGCTTCCAATTCTTGTCTCGCAAGCGTGTTGCCGGGATCGCCCTTGGGTTCGTCGATGCGGGCATGGAGTTCGCGGCCGTCAGCGGTGGTGACGCTGATCTTCCCGACCCATTGCCTGGGATAAAGTCTGTCGACCTCGGCGTCGAATTCCATGCGCACCTTCGAGCGGAAATGCCCGACACGCGCATCGGCGAGTGCGTGGCGCTCGAACGCGTCGAGGTCGGCGACACCATGGACGGCGATCAGCCCCAACACCGTGCCCATGGAGAACTTCGCTTGGTGGATGGTTTGCGGAACGACCACCGCGCCCAGGACATCAATGGCTCCCTGATGGACATGGGTCACCACATCAGCGATGTCGTCCGGACCGAGCCCTTCGCGGCGCATGAGAGACTGCAGCGCGTCGGCGGCCGGATGCGTGTGCCGGCAGGCGGCGTGCCATTTGAAGGACGTCTCCTCGGTTGCCCAACGGCTGCCGAGCCCGTCCGTCAGGCGGGCCGGATCGGCGTCGCTGGACATGCCGGCCGCCATGCCTTTTTTCCCTTCGAGGATCTGCGCGGCCCCCTTGAAGCCATTGCGTGACAAATAGGCAGAAAACAGGCCGTTGGCGGCCGCTCGCGCCGTATGAAGCTGCTTGGAATCGGCGGCATCACGCAGGAATTCCCAGAGCCCTGCCGCTTGGGTGCCGGCGGAGCCAAGAGCATGGTTGAGGCCGGCTTCGTCCAGTCCGATCAACTTGCCGACCGCCGCCGCCGCGGCGACAGCGCCAGCGGTGCCGGTGGTGTGGAATATCTCGTAGTGCGAGCGCCCGAGGAATTCTCCGACGCGGATGCCCACTTCGTAACCGGCTATGCAGGCAGTCAGGATATCGCGGCCGGACTTGTTCTCCGCCTCGGCAACCGCCAGGACGGCCGGAAATATCACCGCAGCTGGGTGAAAGACCGAACCGTTGTGCACGTCGTCCTGTTCCACGACATGGGAGGAAGCGGCATTGACCATCGCCGCGAAGTAGGGGCTGGTGCGCCGCCGCGTCGGGATGATGGTGCTTGGACCGTCCGCCGGTCCCATCGCGCGCGCAAAACCCTCGATCATCTCGACCTGGTGCGCGCCCTTGCCGGCCAGCGCCGAACCGAGCCAGTCGATCATCAATCCCTGTGCGAAATGAACGATGCGCGGCGGGATCTGTTCGAAGTCGAGTTCGGCAACGAAGGCGCAAAGTCTGGCAGTCGGCCAATCGGCGGTGTCGGGGCTCATCTGCTGTTCCTCCTCTGCAAGCCTTCTAGGCCAAGGCGGCCCGGCGCAGGATCCGCCTTGCGCGCTCGATGACCGGCCGATCCACCATTTCGCCGTTCACCTGGACAGCTTCACCCGACGAAGCTGCGCCGACGATGTCGCGTGCCCAAATGATTTCATTATCGCTCGGGCGAAAAGCAACGCGAATCGGCTCGATCTGCCTCGGGTGGATGGCCATCTTGCCGCCGAAGCCCATCTTCATGGCGTGGCGGGCGTCATCTTCGACGATTTCAGGATTGCTCAGGTCGGTCGTCACGCCGTCGATCGGCGCGGCCCGGCCAGCCGCGCGCGAACGCCAGACGATTTCGTTGCGGGCCGCAAGCAGGGTCAACCGGTCGTGCGCGCAACCGAGATCGAGCGAGAAGTCGACCGAGCCGAAAGCGACGGCAACGACGCCAGAGGTGGCCAATATATCCGGCAGGTTGGCAAGGCCGACAGCACTCTCGACCAGCGCGATGACGGAAACGCTGCGTGCCATGTGCCTGGTCATATCAGTAATGTCTTCCGGACGTTCGGCCTTGGGCAGCATGACGGAGACGCCGTCGAGGCGCCGCACGGCATCGATGTCCGCCTGGTGCCAAAATGTGCCGGCGGCATTGATGCGGACCACGACCGCGGATTTCAGCGCGGCTGCATGAGCAACGACCGCTTCCCGAGCGCGGTCCTTGTCGCCAGGGGCGACGGCATCCTCGAGGTCGAGAATGACCGCGTCCGCGCCGCTGCTGTCGGCCTTGGCAAACCGCTCCCGCTGCGAGCCTGGTACGAAAAGCGGCACGACAGGCGTGACGAAGCTCACCATTGCGCCGTGGCCTTCACTGTCACATGGCCGTCGGCCGACCGTACCTCGAGAGCCATGCCGTCTTGGCCTGGGGATGTTGCGCTCAGAAGCAGGCGCTGTGGGCCGCTCGCCGGATGCACGCCGCGGAACGAGAAACGGCGCGGCGACGTGCCGGCAATGGCGGTGGCGAAGTTCATGAGCAGCGTGGCCTGCAGCGGCCCATGGATGACGAGCCCGGGATAGTGCTCGACCGTCGTGGCATAGGGCGCGTCATAGTGGATACGATGCCCATTGAAGGTCAGCGCCGAATACCGGAAAAGCAGCACCGGATCGACGTCGACTCTGCGCTCGTGCGATGCGGCCAGAGGCGAACTTGCTCGCAGCGCAAGGGTCGCCGCAGCAGCTTCGGTTGGGCGATAGACAAGGGTCTGGTCCTCCTCGATCACCGGACCAGCGTCGTTGGCAATGTCGTGCCGGACCGTGACGAAGGTCAGCGGCCCGGTGCGGCCCTGCTTCTCCTCGATGGCGGTCAATGTCGAGCGGCGGCGGATGCGGTCGCTAGAGCGGATCGGAGCCATGAGACGCACATCGCTGGCGGCCCACATGCGGCGCGGAAGCGGCACCGGTGGCAGGAGGCTGCCTTTGGCCGGGTGCCCGTCAGGTCCGAGTTCGCGCCTATCGGCAATATCGGGCGTCAGGCACCAGTGCAGTCCGGGCGCGGCCGCGCCCTCTGCAGTTTGCGCTGCGTAGTCCCCAAGCGTGGCGCCAAAGCTGGCCAGCAGGCGCGGGGTCACAACGTCCTCGACCTCGTGTGTGCGTCCAACCCATCCCTGCAGCGTGCTCGTGTCCGGGCTCATGAGTTTCCTCGTTAGACGGCGAATTCGGACCGGATCCGGTCCGTATCGGCGCCAAGGGCGGGAACGCGGGGGACGGTTGCGAATCCCTCCGACCGGCCTGCCGGCATCGGCACGGAGATGCGCCTGCCGTCCGGCAGCGCCACCTCTGTCCGGCGCAACGCCTTGTGGTGCGGCAGGTCGTGCATTGCGCTCACCCGGCCCCAGGCGATCTGCGCCTCGTTGAGACGGTCTATGGCCTCTTCGCAGTCGATTGCCGCGAAGATCGGTTCGATCTCGGCGTCGAGCGCCGTGCGGTTAGCCACCCGCCAGGCATTGGTGGCGAAGCGTTCGTCGGCGAACAGATCCTGCCTTTGCAGCACGACAGTGCAGAAGCGCTTCCATTCATTGTTCTGCTGAATGGACACGACCACCGCGCCATCCCGGCAGGCATAAGGTCGATAGGGGTAGATCGAAGCGTGCGCCAGGCCATATCTCTGCGTCTCGCGGCCCGCATATTCGTAGTGCAGCAGCGGCACGGTCATCCAGTCGGCCATGGCGTCGAACATGGCAACCTCGACAATGCGGCCGCGCCCGGTCTTCTCGCGCGCCAACAAGGCTTCGAGGATCGCTGCCTGGGCATTCATGCCGGTGGCGATATCGGCGGCGGAAACCCCGATCTTACTCGGCGTGTCCGGTGTGCCGGTGACGGCACAGATGCCGCTTTCCGCCTGCACCAGCATGTCGTAGGCGCGCATGGCCGCATAGGGCGTGTCCTGCCCGTAACCGACAATGTTGATGGCGATGAGCCGAGGAAACTCTTTCGCTATTGCATCGGCGGAGAGGCCGAGCCTGTCGATGGCGCCTGGCGCGAGATTTTGCACGAGAACATCCGCGCGCGCCACCATCCGGTGCAGCAAAGCCAGGTCGTGCTCGGTCTTCAGGTCGAGCACCGCGCTTTCCTTGCCGCGGTTGAGCCAGACGAAATAAGCCGACATGCCTTCCACTGCGGAATCGTAGTGGCGCGCGGTTTCGCCTTCCGGGCGTTCGATCTTCACTACGCGCGCGCCGGCATCGGCAAGGCGGACCGTGCACAGCGGAGCGGCGACGGCCTGCTCGATGGAAACGACAAACAGGCCTTCCAGCGGGCGAGCGGCATCAGACATTGCGCTGCACCCCGGAACGGGCGAGCACACCAGGCTTCAGCCGCTCGTTCTTGCCGTAGTCCCCCGCAGGGTGGAAGAACAGCCGCGGCGTGTCGTCGATGTCTTCGAGCCTCTTGCGGTAGGCTTCCAGGTAGGCCTTGCGGCCATCGTCGCCGACACGGCCCGGCATATAGGCGACGAAGGGCGGCAGCACTCCGAAACCGGAATAGCGCAGCAGACCATTGTGGATCGGCCACAGCACCGTGAGGATG from Mesorhizobium sp. AR02 includes these protein-coding regions:
- a CDS encoding CaiB/BaiF CoA transferase family protein, translated to MSDAARPLEGLFVVSIEQAVAAPLCTVRLADAGARVVKIERPEGETARHYDSAVEGMSAYFVWLNRGKESAVLDLKTEHDLALLHRMVARADVLVQNLAPGAIDRLGLSADAIAKEFPRLIAINIVGYGQDTPYAAMRAYDMLVQAESGICAVTGTPDTPSKIGVSAADIATGMNAQAAILEALLAREKTGRGRIVEVAMFDAMADWMTVPLLHYEYAGRETQRYGLAHASIYPYRPYACRDGAVVVSIQQNNEWKRFCTVVLQRQDLFADERFATNAWRVANRTALDAEIEPIFAAIDCEEAIDRLNEAQIAWGRVSAMHDLPHHKALRRTEVALPDGRRISVPMPAGRSEGFATVPRVPALGADTDRIRSEFAV
- a CDS encoding sugar ABC transporter substrate-binding protein, with the translated sequence MLDAVTAVGAQAGAPGITQRTVFPAFDPHAPSCNAPAGLTKVLAYVQENDRDFLQGVDHGLTMAAKNRGLEYRRVLVENDVGKAITQVQSLVAAKVGAMVATSPDPAAFNPALQQAIWSGAFVGTIVPPPATLLLNAPQYRTGKVLTDAAIDHIKTKLGGEAKVVLLTQDTMEFLAPRFEAMRTGLNAMPGVTIVADIAPKPVSKAGGFATMQTILLANPDIDVVLGGDAVVLGALEALRAAGKDRPDQFLGGIDGEAEAVAEIRKGNSPYKASISLSSPVFGYAMGEFAADWLEGKSIPQAMDILPIALTSANLAQYEADLVDPASVYMRPARRDAYLKMYGNICYDSRDHYVNFPWSSEQK
- a CDS encoding YihY/virulence factor BrkB family protein — encoded protein: MVGFVNDNALSHGAAMAFYAATSLAPVLIIVVAIAGIAFGHDAAQLALSAQISGLMGSESAALLQTALEGASSKSSGTLAAIVGVATLLVTASAVFGEMQQALNAIWKVEAKGSSLSRLLRARAASLGLVAALGFMLLVSLVASAAISALDNVISAQLPFGALVLSVINTFISFSLISVMFAAIYKVLPDRALEWRDVGIGAVVTAALFTIGKSLIGWYIGTSAIASSYGVAGGLLVILLWVYYSSEIFLLGAELTRAYSVRHGSRSDLSGLVQNASASENAVSIRVSQKARSSGVLALLAVGCVSATMTAFLLGPRRP
- a CDS encoding MmgE/PrpD family protein, whose protein sequence is MSPDTADWPTARLCAFVAELDFEQIPPRIVHFAQGLMIDWLGSALAGKGAHQVEMIEGFARAMGPADGPSTIIPTRRRTSPYFAAMVNAASSHVVEQDDVHNGSVFHPAAVIFPAVLAVAEAENKSGRDILTACIAGYEVGIRVGEFLGRSHYEIFHTTGTAGAVAAAAAVGKLIGLDEAGLNHALGSAGTQAAGLWEFLRDAADSKQLHTARAAANGLFSAYLSRNGFKGAAQILEGKKGMAAGMSSDADPARLTDGLGSRWATEETSFKWHAACRHTHPAADALQSLMRREGLGPDDIADVVTHVHQGAIDVLGAVVVPQTIHQAKFSMGTVLGLIAVHGVADLDAFERHALADARVGHFRSKVRMEFDAEVDRLYPRQWVGKISVTTADGRELHARIDEPKGDPGNTLARQELEAKAIRLAEFQGGATADEMRRCIARVWKLDQPGSSADLFAEP
- a CDS encoding HpcH/HpaI aldolase/citrate lyase family protein → MVSFVTPVVPLFVPGSQRERFAKADSSGADAVILDLEDAVAPGDKDRAREAVVAHAAALKSAVVVRINAAGTFWHQADIDAVRRLDGVSVMLPKAERPEDITDMTRHMARSVSVIALVESAVGLANLPDILATSGVVAVAFGSVDFSLDLGCAHDRLTLLAARNEIVWRSRAAGRAAPIDGVTTDLSNPEIVEDDARHAMKMGFGGKMAIHPRQIEPIRVAFRPSDNEIIWARDIVGAASSGEAVQVNGEMVDRPVIERARRILRRAALA
- a CDS encoding FAS1-like dehydratase domain-containing protein, whose amino-acid sequence is MSPDTSTLQGWVGRTHEVEDVVTPRLLASFGATLGDYAAQTAEGAAAPGLHWCLTPDIADRRELGPDGHPAKGSLLPPVPLPRRMWAASDVRLMAPIRSSDRIRRRSTLTAIEEKQGRTGPLTFVTVRHDIANDAGPVIEEDQTLVYRPTEAAAATLALRASSPLAASHERRVDVDPVLLFRYSALTFNGHRIHYDAPYATTVEHYPGLVIHGPLQATLLMNFATAIAGTSPRRFSFRGVHPASGPQRLLLSATSPGQDGMALEVRSADGHVTVKATAQW
- a CDS encoding WGR domain-containing protein, which translates into the protein MIAQNYRLYIERKDAGHNMARFYALSIEETLFGQICLVRRWGRIGTRGRIVQHSFDDEREAVELFLDLPRAKRTRGYRPWPEARHAERPRLVDGAAAVPLSRGRAGTR
- a CDS encoding DUF736 domain-containing protein → MATIGTFTTTANGFAGTIKTLNLNVKARIERVDNPSDKGPHFRLYSGAVELGAAWQKTAKETERDYLSVKLDDPSFPAPIYATLIEVDGQEGLQLIWSRPARD